In Microbacterium binotii, one DNA window encodes the following:
- a CDS encoding metallopeptidase family protein produces the protein MIRRRPRPAPAAPRPERHGRHGRQGRSAVVRPPLPPLETRVDRFDLAVGSVAEFLRGAWPELREVRFEMADMPPAADADGIPRWSVLPDEKRIVLYRLPIERLAHLHRNDDSHRRMMIESCVFRAAAEFLGRDPWDLGPDRFRFL, from the coding sequence ATGATCCGCCGCCGGCCGCGCCCCGCACCCGCAGCCCCGCGTCCCGAACGCCACGGGCGTCACGGCCGGCAGGGCCGAAGCGCCGTGGTGCGCCCTCCGCTGCCGCCCCTCGAGACGCGCGTCGACCGGTTCGACCTCGCCGTCGGTTCGGTCGCCGAGTTCCTCCGTGGCGCCTGGCCCGAGCTGCGCGAGGTGCGCTTCGAGATGGCCGACATGCCCCCGGCCGCGGATGCCGACGGCATCCCGCGTTGGAGCGTGCTGCCCGACGAGAAGCGCATCGTGCTCTACCGGCTGCCCATCGAACGTCTCGCGCACCTGCACCGCAACGATGACTCCCATCGTCGGATGATGATCGAGAGCTGCGTCTTCCGCGCGGCGGCCGAGTTCCTCGGGCGCGACCCGTGGGACCTGGGCCCCGATCGATTCCGCTTTCTCTGA
- a CDS encoding DUF5719 family protein codes for MSRQRMWRWAATSTRLVVGAGLAVGIVGAVGVGVAANWPTHTHEPLAVGVTPTPADTVLACAGPLLALGRDATQADQIASAAPTETVFGSDGATLTQTTERSAPDVVGSDGHPVFVAPPIDGTRSDAAASASGAVAAEDIRGFAASACQPPLIESWLVAGATTTGSADVILLSNPSDVAATVDLTLYSATGASLPPSGSGLRVDAHTQRLVPLAALAVGEGAPVVRVTASGAPVAAALQSSLSRTLLTGGVEQSGAIVGSATQQVIPGLRVPQSAVDAASAGATTLLRLLSPGVEATATVTVQDDTGRTALTQEVPLGADLPTELDLAGLSAGTYTVRVEATSAVVSAVWQTTNFSNGADFAWYTAAEPVVEPSVVAVPEGPSPLLVIAGSTVGSADVVLTPLSGATQTERVSVAAGDTASVPVQPGAVYRIETTNPVRASVSYLADGAISAFPVWPADAAAAEIIVRP; via the coding sequence ATGAGCAGGCAGCGGATGTGGCGCTGGGCGGCCACGAGCACCCGGCTCGTCGTGGGTGCCGGTCTCGCAGTCGGCATCGTCGGGGCGGTGGGCGTCGGCGTCGCCGCGAACTGGCCCACCCACACGCACGAGCCGCTCGCCGTGGGCGTGACCCCCACGCCGGCGGACACGGTGCTCGCCTGCGCCGGGCCCCTGCTCGCGCTCGGACGCGACGCCACGCAAGCCGACCAGATCGCCAGCGCGGCGCCGACCGAGACCGTCTTCGGATCGGACGGCGCGACGCTGACGCAGACGACGGAACGGAGCGCCCCCGATGTCGTCGGCTCCGACGGGCACCCCGTCTTCGTCGCACCCCCGATCGACGGCACGCGATCGGATGCCGCCGCATCGGCCAGCGGCGCGGTCGCCGCTGAAGACATCCGTGGTTTCGCCGCCTCTGCCTGCCAGCCGCCGCTCATCGAGTCCTGGCTCGTCGCGGGTGCGACCACCACGGGATCGGCGGATGTCATCCTCCTCTCCAACCCCTCGGATGTGGCCGCGACCGTCGACCTCACGCTGTACAGCGCGACCGGGGCCTCCCTCCCGCCGTCGGGAAGCGGGCTCCGCGTCGACGCCCACACGCAGCGCCTCGTGCCGCTGGCCGCGCTGGCGGTCGGCGAAGGAGCGCCGGTCGTGCGTGTCACCGCCTCCGGCGCGCCGGTCGCCGCCGCGCTGCAGTCGAGCCTCTCCCGGACACTGCTGACCGGCGGTGTAGAGCAGAGCGGCGCGATCGTGGGCTCGGCGACGCAGCAGGTCATTCCCGGACTGCGCGTGCCGCAGAGCGCGGTGGATGCGGCATCCGCCGGCGCGACCACCCTCCTGCGGCTGCTCTCGCCGGGTGTCGAAGCGACGGCCACCGTCACGGTGCAGGACGACACGGGGCGTACCGCGCTGACGCAGGAGGTTCCGCTCGGAGCGGACCTGCCCACCGAACTCGACCTCGCCGGTCTCTCGGCCGGAACGTACACCGTGCGCGTCGAGGCGACATCCGCCGTCGTCAGCGCCGTCTGGCAGACGACGAACTTCAGCAACGGCGCCGACTTCGCCTGGTACACGGCAGCGGAGCCCGTCGTCGAGCCGAGCGTGGTCGCCGTCCCCGAAGGGCCGTCACCTCTCCTGGTGATCGCGGGGTCCACGGTCGGCTCCGCGGATGTCGTGCTGACGCCGCTGAGCGGTGCCACCCAGACGGAGCGGGTCAGCGTCGCGGCCGGTGACACCGCCTCCGTGCCGGTTCAGCCGGGCGCGGTGTACCGCATCGAGACCACGAACCCGGTCCGGGCGTCGGTGAGTTACCTCGCGGACGGTGCGATCAGCGCGTTCCCGGTGTGGCCGGCGGATGCGGCCGCTGCGGAGATCATCGTCCGCCCCTGA
- a CDS encoding glycosyltransferase, whose product MSARVHALLVVRPEGRTAAAAHLERTLSALAAQTRRVDALTIVLCGGDSALTQLVTASGAEGVITAGASTSFADAVRLASVRISGEFVWLLAQDTAPEPEALQRLLAGLERAPSVAVVAPKLVEWEEPARIVSLGVTMTTFGRAVEKVHDELDQGQHDGEEDVLGADVRGVLVRADLWRTLRGVDPALGGADEGLDLGVRTRLAGHRVSLVPTARVAVAGDGVAGLPAAATGRARRRRAYARRLAQIHRRLAYAPAAAVPLHLLSLIPLALWRAAALLVAKQPSRVLPEWGASIVAFFRWGAIASSRGVIRHSRAAAWSQLALLRITRSALRQRFDADADADAMNRPVRGELHFFTGGGAWLVLAGLVVSAAAFPALLAWPALGGGALEPLRATLGQLWADAAFGARATGLDMAGPADPFAAVVALLGSLWPAEPSRILVVLWLAALPLAVLGGWFAATRLTSRSLLRNTAAIAWALAPTFWTALVEGRPTGVIVHLLLPWLFYAGAVAHRSWAAAGAASLLLAGVLACAPSLAPALIIIWMLAMMLVVVARGGRGAGQIVWTGVPALALFAPLIWAQLHGGTVWGLLADPGPVWAGAQAGADAAGRFALAAGFPTTDFAGWAGLLGSTTIGPFVTAVVVLIAPLALLALLSLLTPRWMVAGVLIVIALLGIATAFAAVGFAVSVDTRGTPVALWPGAALSLAWLGIVAAATVTLDSGVPARAGGLRVFGAVAVMGTLVVLAVPSVTAMGRGQSGLQSGSPSTLPAYVAAQGRDDSNVGTIVLSPLADGSVAAQVVWGGSETLSGVSTLDATRTVASASDEEVAALTADLVTSTSEDVVARVAAAGIRFIVVAPESSDESDAARALRLSAQTALDQRDDLDVVGATPKGTLWRVTTDVADRPAPSPEIVRQAWVVAVVQLVVVAIALLLSFPTAASRREARRTPRTVGPRSREEQV is encoded by the coding sequence ATGTCGGCCCGTGTCCACGCTCTCCTCGTCGTGCGCCCTGAAGGGCGTACGGCCGCCGCGGCGCATCTCGAGCGCACGCTGTCCGCTCTCGCTGCGCAGACCCGCCGGGTCGACGCGCTGACGATCGTGCTCTGCGGGGGTGACTCCGCGCTCACGCAGCTCGTCACCGCATCCGGTGCGGAGGGCGTCATCACAGCCGGCGCCTCGACGTCGTTCGCCGACGCGGTGCGGCTCGCCTCGGTGCGCATCAGCGGCGAGTTCGTCTGGCTTCTCGCCCAGGACACCGCGCCGGAGCCGGAGGCGCTGCAGCGCCTGCTCGCCGGACTCGAACGCGCGCCCTCGGTCGCTGTCGTCGCTCCCAAGCTGGTGGAGTGGGAGGAACCGGCTCGCATCGTCTCGCTCGGCGTGACGATGACGACGTTCGGCCGCGCGGTCGAGAAGGTGCACGACGAACTCGACCAGGGTCAGCACGACGGCGAGGAGGACGTCCTCGGGGCTGATGTGCGCGGTGTGCTCGTGCGTGCCGACCTGTGGCGCACCCTCCGCGGTGTCGATCCTGCGCTCGGCGGCGCGGACGAGGGCCTCGATCTCGGCGTGCGCACCCGCCTGGCGGGGCACCGGGTGAGTCTCGTGCCCACCGCGCGGGTGGCGGTCGCCGGCGACGGTGTGGCCGGCCTTCCCGCGGCCGCGACCGGACGCGCCCGTCGGCGGCGCGCCTACGCCCGCCGACTCGCCCAGATCCATCGGCGCCTGGCGTACGCTCCGGCCGCGGCGGTCCCGTTGCACCTGCTCTCGCTCATCCCGTTGGCGCTGTGGCGTGCGGCGGCGCTGCTCGTGGCGAAGCAGCCCTCCCGGGTGCTGCCCGAGTGGGGCGCGTCGATCGTCGCCTTCTTCCGGTGGGGTGCGATCGCCTCATCCCGGGGAGTCATCCGTCACTCACGCGCAGCCGCGTGGTCCCAGCTCGCTCTGCTGCGCATCACGAGGTCGGCGCTCCGGCAGCGTTTCGACGCGGACGCGGACGCCGACGCGATGAACCGACCGGTGCGCGGTGAGCTCCACTTCTTCACGGGTGGCGGCGCGTGGCTCGTGCTGGCGGGATTGGTGGTCTCGGCGGCCGCATTCCCCGCCCTCCTGGCATGGCCGGCTCTGGGCGGCGGCGCACTCGAGCCGCTGCGGGCGACGCTCGGTCAGCTCTGGGCCGACGCGGCGTTCGGCGCCCGAGCCACCGGCCTCGATATGGCAGGACCGGCCGACCCGTTCGCCGCCGTCGTGGCGCTGCTCGGTTCGCTCTGGCCGGCAGAGCCCTCGCGCATCCTCGTCGTCCTGTGGCTCGCCGCGCTCCCGCTCGCGGTGCTGGGAGGCTGGTTCGCGGCCACGCGTCTCACGTCGCGGTCGCTGCTGCGCAACACGGCCGCCATCGCCTGGGCGCTCGCGCCCACCTTCTGGACCGCCCTCGTCGAAGGCCGGCCCACGGGCGTCATCGTCCATCTGTTGCTGCCCTGGCTGTTCTATGCCGGGGCCGTCGCCCACCGGTCGTGGGCCGCAGCGGGGGCGGCGTCCTTGTTGCTGGCCGGTGTGCTCGCGTGCGCGCCATCACTCGCGCCCGCTCTGATCATCATCTGGATGCTGGCGATGATGCTCGTCGTGGTCGCGCGCGGCGGACGCGGGGCTGGGCAGATCGTCTGGACCGGCGTTCCCGCCCTGGCACTGTTCGCGCCCCTCATCTGGGCTCAGCTGCACGGCGGAACGGTGTGGGGCCTGCTCGCCGATCCGGGCCCGGTCTGGGCGGGCGCACAGGCAGGAGCCGACGCGGCAGGCCGCTTCGCGCTCGCGGCGGGGTTTCCGACCACGGACTTCGCCGGGTGGGCCGGTCTTCTCGGTTCCACGACCATCGGCCCCTTCGTCACCGCGGTGGTCGTCCTGATCGCCCCCCTCGCGCTGCTCGCTCTGCTGTCGCTGCTGACCCCGCGGTGGATGGTCGCGGGTGTGCTGATCGTGATCGCGCTCCTCGGCATCGCCACGGCCTTCGCCGCCGTCGGCTTCGCCGTCTCGGTCGACACCCGAGGCACCCCCGTGGCGCTCTGGCCGGGCGCCGCTCTCAGTCTTGCCTGGCTGGGGATCGTCGCAGCCGCCACGGTGACGCTCGATTCCGGCGTTCCGGCGCGAGCCGGCGGGCTGCGCGTCTTCGGCGCCGTCGCCGTCATGGGGACCCTCGTGGTCCTCGCCGTTCCATCGGTCACGGCGATGGGTCGGGGGCAGAGCGGGCTGCAGAGCGGTTCGCCGTCGACGCTGCCCGCCTACGTGGCGGCGCAGGGACGCGATGACTCGAACGTCGGCACGATCGTGCTCTCGCCCCTGGCCGACGGCTCCGTCGCAGCACAGGTGGTGTGGGGCGGGAGTGAGACGCTGTCGGGTGTCTCCACGCTGGATGCGACCCGCACCGTGGCGTCGGCCTCCGACGAGGAGGTGGCCGCCCTCACCGCGGATCTCGTGACCTCGACCTCGGAGGACGTCGTCGCACGCGTTGCGGCGGCCGGAATCCGCTTCATCGTGGTTGCTCCCGAGTCCTCGGACGAGAGCGACGCGGCGCGCGCGTTGCGGCTCTCGGCCCAGACGGCGCTCGACCAGCGCGACGACCTCGACGTCGTCGGCGCGACCCCCAAGGGCACGCTCTGGCGCGTGACGACGGACGTGGCCGACCGACCAGCGCCCAGTCCGGAGATCGTGCGGCAGGCCTGGGTCGTCGCGGTGGTCCAGCTCGTGGTCGTCGCGATCGCCCTGCTGCTCTCGTTCCCCACCGCCGCATCACGCCGCGAGGCTCGCCGCACCCCGCGCACCGTCGGTCCGCGTTCGCGGGAGGAGCAGGTATGA
- a CDS encoding WhiB family transcriptional regulator, which translates to MASAPYRSGVPDNWHVDPVFLGVPGVRREAPVDDDNPLSWQTDALCAQTDPEAFFPEKGGSTRDAKRICTTCDVRDECLEYALRNDERFGIWGGLSERERRKLKRRVS; encoded by the coding sequence ATGGCGAGCGCACCGTACCGCTCAGGCGTTCCCGACAACTGGCACGTCGATCCGGTCTTCCTCGGTGTCCCCGGCGTCCGTCGCGAAGCTCCGGTCGACGACGACAATCCGCTGTCATGGCAGACGGATGCGCTGTGTGCGCAGACCGATCCCGAGGCCTTCTTCCCTGAGAAGGGCGGCTCCACCCGCGACGCGAAGCGCATCTGCACGACCTGCGATGTCCGCGATGAATGCCTGGAGTACGCGCTGCGCAACGACGAGCGGTTCGGGATCTGGGGCGGGCTCAGCGAGCGCGAGCGTCGCAAACTCAAGCGTCGTGTGAGCTGA
- the manA gene encoding mannose-6-phosphate isomerase, class I translates to MLAELTNVPRDYPWGSSHLIADLQGRQPSGAPEAEVWFGDHPGSPAQLPSLGMTLDAWFDAQGAGAERAVRLPYLLKLLAAGSPLSIQVHPSRAQAVEGFAREEAAGIAREAAHRTYKDDNHKPEVIVAVSDRFEALAGLRPLAATRDILASLPQNEGVTDLARALEGADEASTLREVLGWLLSGKAQSVVDGVIAAVREAAQATSTDHFVALARVADAYPSDPGVVVALLMNHVVLARGEAIFVPAGVLHAYLSGLGVEIMAASDNVLRGGLTPKHIDVDELLRILDTTPGEAPRLPAIVGEPGVDVFAPGIADFELLRVTVDEGEVRRVRLRGPAIAVATVGAPVVSAAAARVQLAPGAAAFATPDEQHLEVTGAGELFLAMPGRGVVAS, encoded by the coding sequence GTGCTGGCCGAGCTGACCAACGTCCCCCGTGACTACCCCTGGGGCTCCTCCCATCTCATCGCGGACCTGCAGGGCCGTCAGCCCTCCGGCGCGCCCGAAGCCGAGGTCTGGTTCGGCGACCATCCCGGATCACCCGCCCAGCTCCCCTCCCTCGGAATGACGCTGGATGCCTGGTTCGACGCGCAGGGCGCGGGGGCGGAGCGGGCGGTGCGACTGCCCTATCTGCTCAAACTGCTCGCCGCGGGTTCGCCCCTCTCGATCCAGGTCCACCCCTCGAGAGCGCAGGCCGTCGAAGGCTTCGCGCGGGAGGAGGCGGCCGGCATCGCCCGGGAGGCGGCGCACCGCACCTACAAGGACGACAACCACAAGCCCGAGGTGATCGTGGCTGTCAGCGACCGTTTCGAGGCGCTGGCGGGGCTTCGCCCGCTGGCGGCGACGCGGGACATTCTCGCGTCCCTCCCGCAGAACGAGGGTGTGACGGATCTCGCACGGGCGCTCGAGGGGGCCGATGAAGCCTCGACGTTGCGCGAGGTCCTCGGCTGGCTGCTCTCCGGTAAGGCGCAGAGCGTCGTCGACGGAGTGATCGCCGCCGTACGTGAGGCCGCCCAGGCGACGTCCACCGACCACTTCGTCGCGCTGGCCCGTGTCGCCGACGCCTACCCGTCGGATCCGGGCGTCGTGGTGGCGCTGCTCATGAACCATGTGGTGCTGGCGCGAGGCGAAGCGATCTTCGTACCGGCCGGCGTGCTGCACGCCTACCTGTCCGGTCTGGGCGTCGAGATCATGGCCGCCAGCGACAACGTGCTGCGCGGCGGTCTGACGCCCAAGCACATCGATGTCGACGAGCTGTTGCGCATCCTCGACACGACACCGGGCGAGGCGCCGAGGCTGCCGGCGATCGTGGGGGAGCCGGGTGTCGACGTCTTCGCGCCCGGGATCGCCGACTTCGAGCTGCTGCGCGTGACGGTGGACGAGGGGGAGGTGCGTCGTGTTCGCCTTCGCGGACCCGCCATCGCCGTGGCGACCGTCGGCGCGCCGGTCGTGTCGGCCGCTGCGGCGAGGGTGCAGCTCGCTCCGGGGGCCGCGGCATTCGCCACGCCCGACGAGCAGCACCTCGAGGTCACCGGTGCGGGCGAGCTGTTTCTCGCGATGCCGGGACGCGGAGTCGTCGCCTCGTAA
- a CDS encoding O-antigen ligase family protein, translating into MAVRTQHPAGPAPAPPLRERTGHLLLRAWCVFVVFQAIAGTAWTLAFGVAVSTVIVVATAVVSLVVWLLVRPPVDMRRLPWFVLAYGVWATASLIWTAWPATTGTTLALWLITTGQGLFVAAILTWREIVAAVSAALKWALGLSLAFELVVSLLVRRPILPGWVLPERGVKYDPIVYWSRNNLFDLDGRIQGIQGNANLLAVIALLGLIVFSIRWAAHAEGRVSAIIWISIAGLLFVHAGSATAYLSAAAVVVVLVTVLLMRTVTKPGGRTVYYAAYAGVALAGAAILFFARDTLFSALGRSADLTGREGIWEQVLARAVEHPVIGWGFASPWLPWDSHFDGWIVDHGETVMQAHNMWIDVFLQLGVIGVLLMVGVYVTFIWRAWFFAIDRPRWDLRDDRPYSPLTLLPTLVATVLLVQGLAESGPLVVWGWMLVVLLGLKVRQSPLLGVGPAETSWRIERGDPVSDQG; encoded by the coding sequence ATGGCCGTCCGAACCCAACATCCGGCAGGTCCCGCACCCGCACCGCCGTTGCGCGAGCGCACGGGACATCTGTTGCTGCGCGCGTGGTGCGTGTTCGTCGTCTTCCAGGCGATCGCGGGCACCGCGTGGACGCTGGCCTTCGGAGTCGCCGTCTCGACCGTGATCGTGGTCGCGACCGCAGTCGTCTCCCTCGTGGTGTGGCTTCTGGTCCGGCCGCCGGTCGACATGCGCCGCCTGCCCTGGTTCGTCCTCGCCTACGGCGTCTGGGCGACGGCCTCGCTCATCTGGACGGCGTGGCCCGCGACGACCGGCACCACGCTCGCGCTGTGGCTGATCACCACGGGCCAGGGGCTCTTCGTGGCGGCGATTCTCACCTGGCGCGAGATCGTCGCCGCCGTCTCGGCCGCGCTGAAGTGGGCGCTCGGACTGTCACTCGCCTTCGAGCTCGTCGTGTCGCTGCTCGTGCGGCGACCGATCCTGCCCGGATGGGTGCTTCCGGAGCGGGGTGTGAAGTACGACCCGATCGTCTACTGGTCCCGCAACAACCTCTTCGACCTCGACGGCCGCATCCAGGGCATCCAGGGAAACGCCAACCTCCTCGCGGTCATCGCACTGCTCGGACTCATCGTCTTCTCTATCCGCTGGGCGGCGCACGCCGAAGGGCGGGTCTCCGCGATCATCTGGATCTCGATCGCCGGGCTGCTGTTCGTCCACGCCGGCTCCGCGACCGCCTACCTCTCGGCGGCCGCCGTGGTCGTCGTGCTCGTGACGGTGCTGCTCATGCGGACCGTCACGAAGCCCGGCGGACGCACCGTGTACTACGCGGCTTACGCCGGGGTGGCCCTCGCGGGCGCCGCGATCCTCTTCTTCGCTCGCGACACGCTCTTCTCAGCCCTCGGCCGCTCCGCTGATCTGACCGGGCGCGAAGGGATCTGGGAGCAGGTGCTGGCGAGAGCGGTCGAGCATCCGGTGATCGGATGGGGCTTCGCATCGCCGTGGCTGCCCTGGGACAGCCACTTCGACGGCTGGATCGTCGACCACGGCGAGACGGTCATGCAGGCGCACAACATGTGGATCGACGTCTTCCTGCAACTCGGCGTGATCGGCGTGCTTCTGATGGTCGGCGTCTACGTGACCTTCATCTGGCGCGCCTGGTTCTTCGCGATCGACCGCCCGCGCTGGGATCTGCGCGATGACCGCCCGTACTCACCGTTGACGCTGCTGCCCACGCTCGTCGCCACCGTTCTGCTCGTGCAGGGTCTCGCGGAGTCCGGCCCGCTGGTGGTGTGGGGCTGGATGCTCGTCGTCCTGCTCGGACTCAAGGTCCGACAGTCACCGCTGCTGGGCGTCGGCCCCGCGGAGACCTCGTGGCGTATCGAGCGCGGCGACCCCGTGTCGGACCAGGGATGA
- a CDS encoding O-antigen ligase family protein, which yields MIAPAASGVGELLRSARMARAFTLVVFGTTFGAFAIERLMGRVTYVTMVAGLCALAVAMLVARRGELSPLRLASATLALFLGWTLVSVFWSTDQPKSLIGWVALAALSLLGVTIAHVRDTLQTARALGDVMRWLLAVSLGVEILFGILIDMPFPLLGVQGLIAELGPVQGIFGTRNALGFVAVLALITFLVEWRTQSVRPGLAVFSVLLAGGLAVLSDSPTVIVIALIVGLATLTLMVVRHTRPASRPMLQATLAAIVVVALAVAYAARGPIIAMLGAGSDFSTRADLWNTILDYVRYHPVQGWGWYGTWSTTEFPFLSINVTLGERHASALNAYFDVLLQVGWFGLLLFAGFCVVALVRSWLEASNRRAVVYTWTPLVLTALLIDSVFESFTLFGYGWLLLVVCASRAGQSRSWRDRLDSGDPASPLLPEERTR from the coding sequence ATGATCGCCCCCGCCGCCTCGGGCGTGGGCGAGCTACTGCGCTCGGCCCGGATGGCGCGCGCGTTCACCCTCGTCGTCTTCGGCACGACCTTCGGCGCCTTCGCGATCGAGCGCCTCATGGGCAGGGTGACCTACGTGACGATGGTCGCCGGACTGTGCGCCCTCGCCGTCGCCATGCTGGTCGCGCGCAGAGGAGAGCTGTCGCCGCTGCGGCTGGCTTCCGCGACGCTCGCACTCTTTCTCGGGTGGACGCTGGTGAGCGTCTTCTGGTCGACCGATCAGCCGAAGTCCCTGATCGGCTGGGTGGCTCTGGCGGCGCTCTCACTGCTGGGCGTCACGATCGCCCACGTGCGCGACACCCTGCAGACCGCCCGCGCGCTGGGCGACGTCATGCGCTGGCTGCTCGCGGTGTCCTTGGGCGTCGAGATCCTCTTCGGCATCCTCATCGACATGCCGTTCCCCCTGCTGGGTGTGCAGGGCCTGATCGCCGAGCTCGGCCCCGTGCAGGGGATCTTCGGCACCCGCAACGCACTCGGTTTCGTCGCCGTGCTCGCACTCATCACGTTCCTCGTGGAGTGGCGCACCCAGTCCGTGCGCCCCGGCCTCGCGGTCTTCTCGGTGCTCCTCGCGGGCGGACTGGCCGTCCTGAGCGACTCACCCACCGTGATCGTGATCGCCCTCATCGTCGGACTCGCCACCCTGACGCTCATGGTCGTACGCCACACCCGACCGGCGTCGAGGCCGATGCTGCAGGCGACGCTCGCCGCAATCGTCGTGGTCGCACTGGCGGTGGCCTACGCCGCCCGGGGTCCCATCATCGCCATGCTCGGCGCCGGCAGCGACTTCTCGACCCGCGCGGACCTGTGGAACACGATCCTCGACTACGTCCGCTATCACCCTGTGCAGGGCTGGGGCTGGTACGGCACCTGGTCGACGACGGAGTTCCCGTTCCTCTCCATCAATGTGACCCTCGGCGAGCGCCACGCTTCGGCGCTCAACGCCTACTTCGACGTCCTGCTGCAGGTGGGATGGTTCGGCCTGCTGCTGTTCGCTGGGTTCTGCGTCGTCGCGCTCGTGCGGTCGTGGCTCGAGGCCAGCAACCGACGAGCCGTGGTGTACACCTGGACGCCCCTCGTGCTCACCGCGCTGCTCATCGACTCGGTGTTCGAGAGTTTCACGCTGTTCGGATACGGATGGTTGCTCTTGGTGGTGTGCGCGAGCCGCGCGGGGCAGTCGCGTTCGTGGCGGGACCGGCTCGACAGCGGCGACCCCGCGTCGCCGCTGCTTCCCGAAGAGCGCACCCGCTGA